A part of Ursus arctos isolate Adak ecotype North America chromosome X, UrsArc2.0, whole genome shotgun sequence genomic DNA contains:
- the LOC113241833 gene encoding calcyclin-binding protein-like has translation MASALEELQKDLEEVKVLLEKATRKRVRDALAAEKAKSETEIKNKMQQKSQRKAELLDSEKPAAVAAPITTGCTAQISNHGWDQSGKFVKIYITLTGVHRVPTENVQVHFTERSFDLLVKNLNGKSYSMIVNNLLKPISVEGSSKKVKTGSRQIQFLCRKKAENTWWDYLTQVEKECKEEEKPSYDTETDPSEGLMNVLKKINEDGDGDMKRTINKAWVESREKQAKGDTEF, from the exons ATGGCTTCCGCTTTGGAAGAGCTACAGAAAGATCTAGAAGAGGTGAAGGTGCTGCTGGAAAAGGCCACTAGAAAAAGAGTACGTGATGCCCTTGCAGCTGAAAAAGCCAAGAGTGAGACAGAAATCAAGAACAAGATGCAGCAGAAATCACAGAGAAAAGCAGAACTTCTGGACAGTGAAAAGCCAGCTGCTGTGGCTGCTCCTATTACAACAGGATGTACAGCGCAAATCAGTAATCACGGATGGGATCAGTCGGGTAAGTTTGTGAAAATCTACATTACCTTAACCGGAGTTCATCGAGTCCCCACTGAGAATGTGCAGGTGCATTTCACAGAGAGGTCATTTGATCTTCTGGTAAAGAATTTAAATGGGAAGAGTTACTCCATGATTGTGAACAATCTCTTAAAACCCATCTCTGTGGAAGGCAGTTCAAAAAAAGtcaagacaggg tcaagacagATACAGTTCTTATGTAGAAAGAAAGCTGAAAACACATGGTGGGACTACCTGACTCAGGttgaaaaagaatgcaaagaggaagaaaagccctCCTATGACACTGAAACAGATCCTAGTGAAGGACTGATGAATGTtctaaagaaaattaatgaagatGGAGATGGTGACATGAAGCGAACCATTAATAAAGCTTGGGTGGAATCAAGAGAGAAGCAAGCCAAAGGAGACACAGAATTTTAA